From Lewinellaceae bacterium:
ATTTCCTGCAGAAGCCTACACCGAATTTTCAAAACAAAGCATTCCGTTCACGGCAGCAACAGTCACCAGTCCTGACGTCAATTTCAGGAACCTGTCTCTTTTGGCAAAAGACTTGAAACACACAGTGCTGGTCAGCCATTCGCAATCGGGTGCATTTCCGGTACAAACTGCCTTGCTTAATCCCGAAGGGATAGATGCCCTTGTTTTGATTGAGCCGGGCGGCACCGGCGCCAACTATACCGATGCACAGGTAGCGAAACTAAAGAACATACCCGTGCTTCTGGTATTTGGCGACAATATAGAAGCGGAAACAGGCGTTCCGGGTCATAGCTGGAAAGAAGCCTACGACGGATGGAACAGCCTTATAGAGCGGCTAAAGAAAAGGGGTGGTAAAGCAGAGACTTTTTTCCTGCCACAAATGGGCATCAAGGGCAACAGTCACATGCTGATGATGGATACGAACAATCAGCAGATAGCCGATTTAATTCTGGCCTGGTTCGCAACAAACAAAAATTAATTCATTGCAGAATAAACACCCATCAACATGAAAGGATATCTAACTTCTTTATTAATTCTTTTAGCTCCAATTCTATCAATAGCACAAGACATGAATAAGACTATAGAACAACGATTAACCGCCATTGAGGACAAGAGGGCGATCAAATATGTAGCCGATGAATTCTCCAACCTTGCCGATACCAAAGATATAGACCAGCAGGTGTTGCTGTTTACCGAAGATGGCGAAGTGGAAAGCATATCCAACGGGCAAAGCAGTGTGTTGAAGGGGCGGGAACAGTTAAAGCAGGCGTTCTCAGGTTTCCTCTCCAACTTCCATACGGTGTACCACCAAAACGGTCAGCAAACCATTGTTGATTTAACTGAAAATACGGCAACAGCCACCTCTTATTGTCGGGTGATCCTTATTGGTGAGCAAGATGGGAAGCAAATGAAGACTACGTTGTACACCATCTACAAGGATGAGTTTGTAAAGGAAGGAAACAAATGGCTTATCAAGCACCGGCTATCCAATTTCGTTCATCGGGAGGTAGAATCGCTCTGAAGAAACACACTGCCACCCAACTGAATTAACTCATTCATTTGGTTCACAAAGTTGATGTTGTTATATATAAGGAAAGGAGTAATTAGTAATTATTCCCAATCTTGGTAAAATGACTGAAAAAATGGACGAAGTAATTATTCATTCGACGATTACGTGTCCCGAATGTGGTTTTCAGAAAGAAGAATCCATGCCTACCGATGCGTGTCAGTTTTTTTATGAATGTGAAAATTGCCACACAATTTTGAAACCGCAACCAGGAGATTGCTGCGTTTTCTGTTCATATGGTACCGTGAAATGCCCTCCGGTGCAAATGGGGAATAATGATTCTTGCTGTGGCTAATTATTTCTTCACCACATTCAAATATACCGTATCGCTGCTGATGCCGGTCCAGATGCCTAAGCCGTTTTCTACATTGGTGGGTGGCTGTGTGATGTTTTGGGTTGAGGTACTCGATAATTCATAGAGAGCGGCATATTCCGGGTTGACCCGGAAGATCACCACCCGATGCAATCCGAACTGAGTGAGATCCCGGAAGGCATTGATGGCATAAAAATCAGTGATCTGGGGGCGGCTGATCATGCGAAACCGGCCTGGTCCGCCATTGCCGTTTTCGAACTCGGCAAACCGCTCGTTGATGTATTCGGGGTCTTCAGCAGTATTTTCAATCACCACATAATAATAGTCACCCTCCGTGTTATCCCAGGTGATTTCGACCGGGTCAACCTCAATGCTACCGGGATTCGGGAAGGATCCGGCGGCAATTTGCTGCACCGCAATCTCATCCTGGGATATAACAGCTGTTTTCATTTCCGGTACATAGGTCTGAGCCCGGATCGTTTCACCATTCCATTCAAATTCAATGGCGTAAGTTTTTTTTGCCTCAATGATGTAGGTGGTATCCTGGTAATAGCCCGATCCTACCGGCGTCAGCATCGTTTCATGATCACCCGAAGAAACCCGGACCTGCAAGTCATCCAGAGTAATCAGATTGGTATCTGCCCGGGCATAGGAGTAACTCAAAGTGATCCGTACAGAATCCAGGGGTGCTCCGGCGTTCAAATAGCCTTCGATCACTGGTGTTTCAGTGTCCAGTGTGGTGATGTCGTCACGGGAGCACTGCACGAAAAGGGCAGGAAGTATGAGGAAGAAGATCCATTTGGTTTGCATAGGTGAAAATTGTTAGGTCATCAAACAAATACGGCATCAATCAGTGCAGGGTCCAGTTCAAAAATAAACTCGGCGTGAATCCCAGCAAGCTGACATTCGTTTCATACAGGCTGCCCTCAATCACTTCATACTCCTTGTACCAGACATTTTTATGATTGTATACATTGAAGAGCGTCAGGCCGGCATTGGCTTTGGACTGGCCAATGCGAAAATCCATGGTGGCAGAAATGTCCAGCCGGTGGTAATCTGGATAACGGAACGCATTTTTACCGCTGACTTCAAAAAAATCTCCGGTACTACCATTCAGGAGCCGGACTTCATAAAAACCAACAGGAGCCGTGTAAGGCTTGCCGGTAGCATAAATAAAGGTGCCTCCCAGCGTCAGACGGCCGATCCGGTACGTGCTGACGATTTTAAATTCGTGGGTCTGGTCCTGATTGGCCGGATAAGGATCATCACCAAATTGATCAAACTGGTACTTGACCGATCCGAGCGTGTATCCGATCCACCCGTTCCAGGCGCCATATTTCTTCTGGACCAGCCATTCGATCCCTTTGGCAATACCATCACCGGTATAGAAAAACTCTTCGTAATTGAGGCTGCGGTCGGGCCCGAAACCGGAAGGCACAAACCGCGTTGAATATTCGGATAATCCGGTCATCGGTTTGTAGTAAGCCTCCATGTCAAAGAGCCAGTTGGTGTTCTCATAGCTCGCCCCAAGGATGTAATGATAGGCCTGGCTGATTGGCACCTTTGTTTCGTCCGCAAGAAGCCAGAAGTCGCGGCTGCCCTGCTGGATGTCCTCCCGTATGATGCGTGTGGCAAACTGGTGGTAGTTGCCAAATGCAGCCTTCAGCTTCAACTGGTCATTGACCAGATAGGTTAAAGAAACTCTGGGTTCCAGGTACCATTTTTGAGTGACCGTATAATAATTCCCGCGTAATCCGGCTTTAACAATGGCCCTTTCACCCAGAGTCAACCGGTCCTGTGCATAAACAGCGTAGGTCCAGCCCTTATTCAAGCGATCCAATATGGTGGAAGTATCGTTTTGAGTATACTGATACCGTATATCATTATAGGAACCCTCCGCACCAAACTCCATCCAGTTCCATTTGTCGATTTGCCACTCATTCTCCAGCTTGAAATGATAATCCTTCAGGTCGTTGTATTCATAATTTCCATTGATATTGGTGAATGTGGAATCATCGCGCGTTACAGTTGTGCTGGAAGAGCGGTCCCGCTCACTGTAATAATTGGAGTAGGACATCTGGTATTTGGAGTAAAAGGCTTCATTCCATTTCCTGGACCATTTAAAACTGGTGCCCCAGTTTCCCCAGTTGGTCAGGTCGGTGTTTTGCTGATTAAAGGCCAGATTGCCGCTCCCGCCAAAGGGTCTTCCGAATGAATTTTGGTCGGAATTGCGGGAGTTGTCCAGGTCATCCTGGCCATTGTAAAAACTTAATGAAAGGACATCTTTGGTCCCTGGCTTATAGGTCAGCTTGGCATTCAGGTCATAGAAATAGGTATTTGGCTGGACCGTTTGCTGGCCAAAACCAAACCCGCCCGGGCCACCTTGCCGGTCCTGTGGCAGATCGGACTGACTTGACCCGGTGTAGGCATTGAATAGATTCCGGTAAAATTTACTCTGAAAGGACCGTCTCCCGGCTATCAGAAAAGTACCCTTCCCTTTCGCGAAAGGAGACTCAACAAATGCATTGGCTGCCAGAAGGCTGACACCGGCGCCAGCATTAAACTGTTCGGAATTGCCGTCCTTGCCGGTTAATTCCACAACGCTGGAGATACGTCCGCCAAATTTTGCATCAAATCCGCCCTTATACAATTGCACATCCTTGATGGCATTGCTGTTGAAAGCACTGAAAAACCCAAACAAATGATCCACATGGTAGACGGTAAATCCATCAAACAGGATCAGGTTTTGATCGGGGGTGCCCCCACGCACATAGAGTCCGGACGAGCTCTCATTGCTTCCGCTGACCCCGGGTAAAAGCTGCAGAGACCGGAAGATGTCCTGTTCTCCATAGCTGGGTAATTTGGCCATCATGGATGGTGCCATACTGATCCTGCTAATCCCGGAAGAAGCATTGGCCGCCTGTTTTTCTTCTGCGGCGGTGACCACGACTTCATCGAGCCGGACACCGGCATTTTCCAGTCCAATCACCAGGTTCGTGACATCCAGATCCGGATCCAGCCGAAAATGTTTGGTGGCGAATCCCAGGTAGCTGACGTCCAGCAGCATGGTATCATTCGGGACACCCAATAAGGTGAAATAGCCGTCGACATTGGTGGTTGTTCCGAATGAAGTGCCGTGAATCATGACCGTGGCAAAGGGCAGAGACTCACCGGTAAGGGCATCCTTGATAATACCCGATGCTGTCAGGTCGCTCCTTTTGGGTTCTTTGCCGGAAGAAAGGATGACTTCCTCTTTGTCACTGGTGTTAAAAAGGTAGACCGTATCCGGGTCTTCCAGCCGGTATCCGATACCGGTGCCATCGAACAATACATTCAGCACTTTTTCAATGGGCCAGTTACCGGTCACTACATCATCAATTCGCTTGCCATCGATCAGCTCCTTGTCGTAGACAAAGTTGAGTTTGTAGTTGATCTCCAGGTCGAGCAGGATCAGATAAACCGGCTTGTCCTGATAGTCAATTTTGATCTTTTTCTGGGCCAGATCCTGCCCGAATATTGGATGGATAAGCAGAATAGTAAAAGAAAGGAAAATGAGGCGAATTCTAATCATATCCTTGTATTGAGGTTAACCGTCAACCGGTATAATACCTGAGTGTAGGATTTGTACTCAATCAAAGTCCTCTAAAATGGAACTGCGGGATAAGTTTTTCTCAACACAGTCTTTTTCGGGACCAGGCAGTCTATTCCTTCCTTTCTGGTTTGAACCAGGCGACTGTTTGTTGGTTTACCTTCTGTTCATTAAAGCAAAACCCGGTTTATGCGTTTGTTTCCATTCCTCTTTGTTGTCATTTCGATCTTCTTCTCCGCTTGTCAGCAGCCCGCGGAAGACCCGTCTACAGTGGTCATCGATGAGGCCATAGCCGCTCAGGGGGGTGATCAAATTGAACATTCAACCATTGATTTCGACTTCCGCAACCGGCATTACCGTTCGATCCGCGATGGCGGTAATTATCAGTACGAACGAATCTTTACCATCGATACGATCGGGCAGGTCAGGGATGTGCTCACCAATGCAGGGCTCATCCGCTATATTGATGATGCCGTCATGCCCTTGTCACATAAGGATAGCGCTGCCTATTCCAACTCGGTCAATTCGGTCATCTATTTTGCGCTGTTGCCTTATTACCTCAGGGATCCGGCGGTGAAAACGGCTTACCTGGACTCCGTAAGTATCCACGGGCAACCCTATGATAAAATCAAAGTGACGTTCGGACAGGATAAAGGAGGAAAGGATTTTGAAGATGAATTCGTGTATTGGTTTCACCGGAAATCCCACACCATGGATTACTTTGCCTACAACTACCAAACCGATGGCGGCGGAGCCCGGTTTCGCCAAGCATTCAATCAAAGGACCATCGCCGGCATTCGTTTTTCCGATTACTACAACTTCGAACCACTCAATGGCACACTGAATATTGAAAATTTCGACCGGCTATTCGAACAGGACAGCATGAAACTGCTTTCGGAGATCAACACAGAAAATATTGAGGTCGACAATTGATTTTTTATCAACACCCCATACCCCATACCTCGCACCCCATACCCTACACCTCACCCCCATACACCAATTTTTCCATAACCCAATTCGTCCGGGCTCCGCTTTCACCCATACTGGGGCAGGTTCCTGCGCCCTGCAGTGCAGCGACAATGGATTGAATCAACGGCTGTTGGATATGCGGCGGATATGCAAATGTGAATACTTCATCGGGATGCCCATCCCTGCGCAGAGTGACGGTAGGATCACCGAAATAGGCAAAGGAAATGTCGCCCTCATCACCTACGATGCGGGTACGCTCCATACGTGAGGTGACGCCGGTCGTGAAACACCACATGCCCTGGCCGATGACGCCATTGGCAAAGCGGAAGTGACCGGTCACCAGATCTTCCGCCGGGTAGATGCCGGCCTGATTGACTGCCAGACCTCGGGCTTCTTCAACCGGTCCGAAAACATAATCCAGAAAATCCAGTTGGTGGGAAGCCAAATCATAAAAATGACCTCCACCGGAGATTCCGGGCGTCAACCGCCAATTTGTTTCGTCCATCGGATTACCCTGCCAGTCCTGATGCAAGGGTTTGAACAACTTAATGTCCACAAAACGTACCTGACCGATCGCCTGGTCCTCCAGCAGTTCTCTGATCTTTAGAAAATTAGGAAGTGCGCGGCGGTAGTAAGCCACAAACAGGGGTACCTGGTGTTCTTTACAAACCCGGATCATATCGAGGCATTCAGCATGTGTCCGGGCCATGGGTTTTTCCACATAGACAGGCTTCCCCGCCTCGGCAGCCATGCGGGTATAATGAGCGTGCGTGTCCGGAGGTGTGGCAATATAAATCGCATTGATGTCCGGATCATCAATCAGTGCCTGACCGTCATCGTACCACTTCGGTACGCCATGCCTTTTAGCGAAGTCCATGGCTTTGTCCCCGTTTCTGCGCATAACTGCTATCAGCTCGGAGCCCGCCACTTTTTGGAATGCAGGCCCGCTTTTCCGTTCACAAACATCACCCACCCCAATGATGCCCCAACGTATCGTGTTTTCCATTTCTGATGGTATTTGAAATTCCATGTTTCCTGAATATACGTGAGATTCTGAACCTGATCTGAATCCGGATGAAATGCGTTAAATTTTTCTGTTGAAGCATTCACTAAGGAAAAACTAAGCCATTTATAAGTCCCGATGCGATATCATGTCTGCTGGCCTTGCTTACTATTGAATGCAAAAGCGTAATTCATGAAATCAAGAAGAAAATTTCTCAAAGTCGGGACAACGGCACTGCTGTTATCGGGATCATCTTCAATTTCCTCGCTCATCCATCTGCTCAATAACGATGAGCAACAATTTTTCAAGGCTTGTGCAGATGGCGAGCTGGACTTGGTTAAAAGATTAGTAGCTAAAAATTCTGTGCTGCTTCATGCAAAAGACGAGAAAGACAGGTCCGGCTATGCATTGGCCTTGCTTGGTTATCACCCCGAGTTGGCAGAATTTCTGAAAGCCTCAGGATATCAGGCAGACCTCCATGAAGCCGCATTAGGGTTGGACTGGGAGCGGTTCTCCGAATTAACAGGGAATGAGACTGCTGACACACAAGCCATGGTAAATGCCGACCACCCTGTCGGAGGATCTGCTATGTGGGCAGCCGCTGCCGGGGGCGCCGGTTCGGACATCTGGCGCGTTTATGCGCCCAGCGGAGATCCCAATGGTAACCCCAGAGGCATCACGGGCTCCTTCCCGCTTCAGCAGGCACTGCACCATCCCAACCTGGAGGTGGCCGAATTGACGGCAGCCAGTTTGCTCAGCAATTATGCGGACTCTGATCCTCCCAGCAATGTGGATCTGCCACCTTTGCACCTGGCCGCCCGGCGGGGAAGTCTGGAGTTGGTTGAAATGCTGGTAAGGCTTGGTGCCAATCCCGATCGCAAAGATGAGAACGGGAAAAAACCGATCGACCATGCTCGTGAAAAAGGGAATACCGGCATCGTTAAGCTATTGGAAGTTCATACCACCATTGCCCGTACCTGGAGGACCTCCCAAACAGCCATCACTGCCGATGGGTCTCCTTATATTGTCCCGGAGGATCTGGGATCTATCCCTCAGTATTTGCGCTCTCATTTAGTGGGTAATGCGCATGGCAACCTGGATTTTGTAAAGAATGCTGTTACCAACGACCCCCGCATGGCACACAGCGTAGCTACCACCGGTGAACATGCCGTGGAAGCCTGTGCTCATACCGGCAGGAAAGAACTGGTCGATTTTCTGCTTAGTCAGGGTGCGCCCTATTCTCTCCCAACGGCGGTCATGATGAATGATTTTACGACGGTACGGCGATTGCTGGATGAAGATCCCCGGCGCATTCAGGAGCGGGGTGCACACGACTTTGCATTACTCTGGTATCCGGTGATCGGAAACTGTGATGTTTCCATGATGCAATTGTTGCTTGATCGGGGAGCAAAAGTAGAACAACAGCATTTCCTGGGAACTACAGCCTTGCATTGGGCTTGCCTTCGCGGACAATTGAATGTAGTGGAGCTATTGGTTGAAAATGGTGCTGATGTAAACCGGGTTGGGCGCAAATTCAAAGCCAGTGGAGAATCGCCGCTGCAAATGACCAAGGATGATAAAATTTCAGACTTCCTAAGAAGTAAAGGTGCCCGGTCGTAGCCTTTCTGTTTATCTTAAGCGGGTGGATAACGAAATTCGCTTCAGTCATTTTACTTTTTTACCGGAATCCGGCGATTTGATTTGGCCAGAACCCGGTGGGCAAAAAGCCATCAACCGGCTGGCCCCGCAGCCTTCCAGATTACTCGCATTGCTGATCAACCGATATCCCGATATGGTCAGCCATGAAGAGATTAAACAGGAGGTCTGGCCCGACGTGGAGGTGGATTTCGAACGCAGCCTGCACTTCTGCATCCGGCAGATCAGGGCGGCTTTACAGGACAATGCCAATGACCCGGTTTACATACAGACCATTTCGCGGCGTGGCTATCGCTGGCTCGTTAAGCCTGATGTCCAAACAACAGGATCAAATCCTGCTAAATTTCGCAGATATCTTCGGGCGGTGTCACCGATCATTATTTTGATAGCTTTGTCAGCATTTTTCTGGTTTCGCTACAACCAGGAGACTGAACCGGCAAACACCATAGTGCCCGTATTGAGGATTGCCGTTTTACCGTTCCAGACACCGGATTCCAGTCTCACCGGATGGAGTGCTTCCATTGCCCTGGGGCTGGTCGAAGCGTTTACCAACCAGCCTGGTACGAACCACCAGGTTATAGGCCCAACCACCACGATATCTTACCTGCCGGATCATGTTCCTGAGCTGATCCAGGATTACGATATCGACTATGTGATCAATGGCAGGGCTATAACCCGGAATGATACGGCCGGGGTTTTGGCCGAAGTTATCCGGGCCACCGATGGGGCACATGTATGGGTTCGTTATTTCACGCCCGAGACCAAAGCGGACTCGGCTGTGGCCCGTATACAAAGAGGTTTATCCCGGCAATGAGGATGGATTTCATAATCCGTAATAATGGCAAACCAGGCAGATACTTAACTCTTCCGGGTTACCGCTGTTAGTTTTATAGAATCATAACCAATGCTGATCGTTGTTTTCGGACTGCCTGGTACCGGTAAAACCACATTCGGTAAGCTATTGGCTCACCGTTTGAAGGGCATCCATCTGAACAGCGATGTTATCCGTACGTTCATGGGTTTAAGGGGAAACTATGATCCGGCCAGTAAAGCCAGGGTCTATGAAGCACTACTCAGGGAAACGGAAAATCAATTAATGCACGAAAGAACCGTTGTTCTGGATGCCAGCTTTTACCGGACGGCATTACGAGGAGAAGTTACTGAACTGGCAGCACACCTGGCCAAACCGCTGTACTGGATTGAATTGCAGGCCCGTGAAGATTCCATTAAGAAGCGCGTATCCCGGCCGCGACCGGATAGCGAAGCGGACTTTAGCGTTTACCAGCGTTTACAAGCGCAGTTCGAACCGATGACGGAGGACCATCTGATCCTGTGGAGCGATCGGCAGCCTATGGAAGAGATGCTGGAAGCTGCTTGCCGTTACATTGGAAAAAGCCAAAATTATCTGGAATGAAACAGCTTGATATCGACCGGTTGTTACATTCCTTTCCAGCAGCCAAGTTGCTGGAAACCCACATCTCCTGGATCATCCTGACCGGCAATTACGCGTATAAGATCAAAAAACCGGTGCGGTTTTCTTTTCTGGATTTTTCTACCTTGGAAAAAAGGCGGTTTTATTGTTACCGGGAGCTGGCATTAAATCAACGGCTGACCAGTGACATTTATCTGGAAGTAATACCAGTAACTACCTTTGATGATGCGATAACGCTGGATTCAAAAGATGGTCAATTGATCGATTATGCGGTTAAGATGCGGCGTTTGGCCGAGGATCGGCATATGGCTTACCTTCTTGATCATCAATTGGTTACTGACCAGGATGTGTGTCAGATTGCCAGGGTGATTGCCCCGTTCCACCAGAATGCAGAGCGATTGTCCCAACCACCCGATCTGAAACGCAGGTTGGAAGAATTCCGGGATGTTCGTTCCGTCGCATCCTTCCTGGCAGAACAATATGGCCCGGAGGTTTCGGAGGTCATTGAGGCGGCAATAACGACTGTCGAAAATACACTGCCTCACTATGAATCCCGGCTGCACAAACGGTGGGAAGCAGGTTTTTATATTGACGGGCATGGTGACCTCCACTCGGGAAATATTTTTCTGCTTGAACAGCCGGTCTTGTTTGACTGCATTGAATTCAATGACCAGTTTCGCCAACTGGATGTGTTGGATGAAATTGCTTTTTTCTGTCTGGACTTAGCCTACTATCACCAGGAACAGCTAGAAATGCCCTTCCTGAATTGTTATCAGGAAATTTACCCGTGTTTGCTGACCAGGGAAGATCACTGGCTCTTTGCATTTTACAAATGTTACCGGGCTAACGTCAAAATGAAAGTCCAGACCTTAAAAGCCATGCAAGCCACCCAACTGAAAGAACGAACTGAGCGGCTCAGCCGGGCATCCGGATATTATCAACTTTTCAGGAAATACCACGAGGAGCTGCTCTCCAGGTAGGCTGGTACCACTGGGAATCTCCGGATTTCATTTTGTAATAATGGTTTTGGGAAGCACATTTATTCAAGAATTGTATCTTGTACGAATAATATATTGGTGTATAAAAACTTATTCGATATGCGCTTTCATTCGTCCCTAACCTGCGGAATTGTAACGCTATTTTGTTTTATCAGCAGCGTTCTCAGTGCACAACAGTTCCGCGCATTATTGTTTACCAAGACCAATGGCTTTCATCATGTCAGCATCAATGAGGGAGTGGATGCCATCCGTGAGCTTGGTAACCGGCACCTGTTTAATGTAGACTGGCAGGAAGACCCCAGTGTCTTTAATGACAACCGGTTGAAAAATGTCGACGTGATC
This genomic window contains:
- a CDS encoding TonB-dependent receptor codes for the protein MIRIRLIFLSFTILLIHPIFGQDLAQKKIKIDYQDKPVYLILLDLEINYKLNFVYDKELIDGKRIDDVVTGNWPIEKVLNVLFDGTGIGYRLEDPDTVYLFNTSDKEEVILSSGKEPKRSDLTASGIIKDALTGESLPFATVMIHGTSFGTTTNVDGYFTLLGVPNDTMLLDVSYLGFATKHFRLDPDLDVTNLVIGLENAGVRLDEVVVTAAEEKQAANASSGISRISMAPSMMAKLPSYGEQDIFRSLQLLPGVSGSNESSSGLYVRGGTPDQNLILFDGFTVYHVDHLFGFFSAFNSNAIKDVQLYKGGFDAKFGGRISSVVELTGKDGNSEQFNAGAGVSLLAANAFVESPFAKGKGTFLIAGRRSFQSKFYRNLFNAYTGSSQSDLPQDRQGGPGGFGFGQQTVQPNTYFYDLNAKLTYKPGTKDVLSLSFYNGQDDLDNSRNSDQNSFGRPFGGSGNLAFNQQNTDLTNWGNWGTSFKWSRKWNEAFYSKYQMSYSNYYSERDRSSSTTVTRDDSTFTNINGNYEYNDLKDYHFKLENEWQIDKWNWMEFGAEGSYNDIRYQYTQNDTSTILDRLNKGWTYAVYAQDRLTLGERAIVKAGLRGNYYTVTQKWYLEPRVSLTYLVNDQLKLKAAFGNYHQFATRIIREDIQQGSRDFWLLADETKVPISQAYHYILGASYENTNWLFDMEAYYKPMTGLSEYSTRFVPSGFGPDRSLNYEEFFYTGDGIAKGIEWLVQKKYGAWNGWIGYTLGSVKYQFDQFGDDPYPANQDQTHEFKIVSTYRIGRLTLGGTFIYATGKPYTAPVGFYEVRLLNGSTGDFFEVSGKNAFRYPDYHRLDISATMDFRIGQSKANAGLTLFNVYNHKNVWYKEYEVIEGSLYETNVSLLGFTPSLFLNWTLH
- a CDS encoding winged helix-turn-helix domain-containing protein gives rise to the protein MDNEIRFSHFTFLPESGDLIWPEPGGQKAINRLAPQPSRLLALLINRYPDMVSHEEIKQEVWPDVEVDFERSLHFCIRQIRAALQDNANDPVYIQTISRRGYRWLVKPDVQTTGSNPAKFRRYLRAVSPIIILIALSAFFWFRYNQETEPANTIVPVLRIAVLPFQTPDSSLTGWSASIALGLVEAFTNQPGTNHQVIGPTTTISYLPDHVPELIQDYDIDYVINGRAITRNDTAGVLAEVIRATDGAHVWVRYFTPETKADSAVARIQRGLSRQ
- a CDS encoding AAA family ATPase, with the translated sequence MLIVVFGLPGTGKTTFGKLLAHRLKGIHLNSDVIRTFMGLRGNYDPASKARVYEALLRETENQLMHERTVVLDASFYRTALRGEVTELAAHLAKPLYWIELQAREDSIKKRVSRPRPDSEADFSVYQRLQAQFEPMTEDHLILWSDRQPMEEMLEAACRYIGKSQNYLE
- a CDS encoding ankyrin repeat domain-containing protein, whose amino-acid sequence is MKSRRKFLKVGTTALLLSGSSSISSLIHLLNNDEQQFFKACADGELDLVKRLVAKNSVLLHAKDEKDRSGYALALLGYHPELAEFLKASGYQADLHEAALGLDWERFSELTGNETADTQAMVNADHPVGGSAMWAAAAGGAGSDIWRVYAPSGDPNGNPRGITGSFPLQQALHHPNLEVAELTAASLLSNYADSDPPSNVDLPPLHLAARRGSLELVEMLVRLGANPDRKDENGKKPIDHAREKGNTGIVKLLEVHTTIARTWRTSQTAITADGSPYIVPEDLGSIPQYLRSHLVGNAHGNLDFVKNAVTNDPRMAHSVATTGEHAVEACAHTGRKELVDFLLSQGAPYSLPTAVMMNDFTTVRRLLDEDPRRIQERGAHDFALLWYPVIGNCDVSMMQLLLDRGAKVEQQHFLGTTALHWACLRGQLNVVELLVENGADVNRVGRKFKASGESPLQMTKDDKISDFLRSKGARS
- a CDS encoding nuclear transport factor 2 family protein — protein: MKGYLTSLLILLAPILSIAQDMNKTIEQRLTAIEDKRAIKYVADEFSNLADTKDIDQQVLLFTEDGEVESISNGQSSVLKGREQLKQAFSGFLSNFHTVYHQNGQQTIVDLTENTATATSYCRVILIGEQDGKQMKTTLYTIYKDEFVKEGNKWLIKHRLSNFVHREVESL
- a CDS encoding Gfo/Idh/MocA family oxidoreductase; the protein is MENTIRWGIIGVGDVCERKSGPAFQKVAGSELIAVMRRNGDKAMDFAKRHGVPKWYDDGQALIDDPDINAIYIATPPDTHAHYTRMAAEAGKPVYVEKPMARTHAECLDMIRVCKEHQVPLFVAYYRRALPNFLKIRELLEDQAIGQVRFVDIKLFKPLHQDWQGNPMDETNWRLTPGISGGGHFYDLASHQLDFLDYVFGPVEEARGLAVNQAGIYPAEDLVTGHFRFANGVIGQGMWCFTTGVTSRMERTRIVGDEGDISFAYFGDPTVTLRRDGHPDEVFTFAYPPHIQQPLIQSIVAALQGAGTCPSMGESGARTNWVMEKLVYGGEV
- a CDS encoding DUF4249 family protein, with the translated sequence MQTKWIFFLILPALFVQCSRDDITTLDTETPVIEGYLNAGAPLDSVRITLSYSYARADTNLITLDDLQVRVSSGDHETMLTPVGSGYYQDTTYIIEAKKTYAIEFEWNGETIRAQTYVPEMKTAVISQDEIAVQQIAAGSFPNPGSIEVDPVEITWDNTEGDYYYVVIENTAEDPEYINERFAEFENGNGGPGRFRMISRPQITDFYAINAFRDLTQFGLHRVVIFRVNPEYAALYELSSTSTQNITQPPTNVENGLGIWTGISSDTVYLNVVKK